The region TCAGCGCACGGGACTGAAGATCGAGGACCTCGACCTGATCGAGCTGAACGAGGCCTTTGCCGCGCAGGCGCTGGCCTGTATCCGCGAACTGGGCCTGGATCAGGCGAAAGTGAATGTTAACGGCGGCGCCATCGCGCTGGGGCATCCCCTGGGCATGAGTGGCGCGCGGCTGATCACCACCCTGTTACACGAGCTCGAGCGCCGCGGGGGCCGTTATGGGCTGGCCACACTGTGCGTCGGCGTCGGACAGGGCGAGGCCACCATCATCGAGCGGGTCGAGGCATGAAGCTGCTGCCCGTGTTGAGCGTGGAAGAGGCTGCGCGGCTGGTCAAAGACGGCCAGACACTGCTGGTGGGTGGCTTCGGTATGACCGGCAACCCGGTACACCTGACGCACGCGCTGGCTGAACTGGGCACCCGGAACCTGACCTACGTGGCCAACAACGTGGGCGAACCGGGCATGGGCGGCGGGCGGCTGCTGCGCAACGGACAGATCCGCAAGGCGGTGGGCAGTTTCTTTACCAGCAACCCCGAGGCCGTGGCCGCCTATCAAGCCGGCACTATGGACGTTCAGCTGATTCCGCAGGGCACCCTGGCTGAGGCGATCCGGGCCGGGGGGGCAGGCATCGGCGGCTTTTACACCCCCACAGCCGCCGGGACGGTCGTCGCTGGTGACGCCGACGTGCGTACCCTGGGCGGCCAGGAGATGATCTTTGTACCGGCCATCCGGGGTGACGTGGCGTTTATCCGCGCGTGGCGGGCCGACCGGGCCGGGAATCTGCAGTACCGCCTGACCGAACAGAACTTCAACCGCGCTATGGCCACCGCCGCCGACCTGGTGATCGTGGAGGCCGAAGAAATTGTCGAGGTGGGGCAGATTCCGCCGGATCAGGTACACACTCCAGGCCTGTATGTGGACTACCTGGTGCAGGCCACCCTGACCGAAGCCGACCTGGGCTCCAGCGCCAGCGTGAAGGGCAGCAGCCGCCGGGTAGATGACGTGCGCATGCACATGGCCCGCCGCGCGTTGCAGGAACTGCGTCCCGGAGATGTGGTGAATCTGGGCATCGGCATTCCGACGCTGGTGGCAGACCTGATCACGCCGGAACACGGGGTCAATCTGCACACGGAGAATGGAATGCTGGGCGTGGGCCCCGCTCCCGAGGACGGCGGCGCCATGCATTACCCCGTCAACGCCGGCAAGGTGCCGGTCACGGCGCTGCCAGGCGCCAGTTACTTCGACAGTGCTGACAGTTTCGGCATGATCCGCGGCGGGCATGTGGACGTAGCGGTCATCGGCGGCCTGCAGGTGGACGCTCAAGGCAACCTGGCCAACTGGGCGGTACCGGGCAAGCCCCTGCTGGGCGTAGGCGGCGCCATGGATCTGGCCAGCGGAGCCCGCAAGCTCATCGTCACCATGATGCACACCGATCCAGATGGGACACCAAAAATCGTGCCGGAGTGCACGCTGCCGCTGACCGCCCGGGGCGCCGTGGACATGGTCATTACCGACAAGGCTGTGTTCGAGTTCCAGAGCGGACAGCTCACCCTGACCGGGCTCATGCCCGGCGCCACCCTGGACGAGGTCCGCGCCAGCACAGGCGCTCCCTTTGCAGAACGCCTCACCGTAGGTCCTGCCCAGAGCCCTGCCGTCGCCACCTGAGCAGCGAGCACACGGAAGAAGCCCAGAGGCTCTGATTCGGTGGACTGAACACCCTTTATTCGGCGGACTGGGGAGCGTCGGCGGTGCTTCCCGGCGCACTATTTCCCGCAGTTCACGGCCTGTCCGCTCGATGAATCGCCCTGCAGCCCCGGGGCACCGTGCCGCTGGCTGGCGCGGTCCATGCGCACGCTGTTCACCTGCACACCCTCCAGTCAGCACAGACCTGCCGAGGTGGGCAAGGATCAGGCAGCATCAGACGTTTGAGATGTGACATGCGCTGTTTTTTGGCGTTCAGACACAAAGTGACCGCTCGAAAGTAAGGTGACCGCCTGGAAGTAAGTCTGATGGCAACAGTTGAAAGAAGTACCTGACGGTCCGTGTCGGACGCTGATCCGGCACAGGAAGCTGCGCGCAAGTAACTGAGAAACAAAGAGGACCTGCCTTACCCGCTGTATCTGGTGACGCTGGCCTTCTTGCAGCGCGGCGCATGGTCGCCATCAGCATCCTGGATTCCGGCAACTTCCGCTCAGACGCCTGGAGGCCGCTGGGGGTTCTGAAGTGGGTGCAGCACGGACAGCCGGGCAATTGTGAACGTCAACGCTATAGTGCCCCCGTGGACGCCCTGGAGCTCTTGCAGCTGAACCTCCTGTCGCCGATGGTGCTGGCCTTTGTTCTGGGCGTGGTCGCTGTCCTGGTGCGCAGTGATCTGCGCCTTCCTGAAGAGCTGTATACGGTTCTTTCGATCTATCTGCTGTTTGCCATCGGCCTCAAAGGCGGCGCAGAGCTTTCCGTGACGCCGCTGGGTGAGGTTATTCTCCCGGCCCTGGCCACCGTTGCCCTGGGCATACTCTTTCCCATCCTTGCCTACGGGGTGCTGCGGCGGGTGGGCCGCATGAGCGTGGCGGACTCAGCTGCGGTGGCCGCGCACTACGGCTCGGTCAGCGCGGTTACCTTCACCGCCGTCATCACCACCATGGCCGCACTGCGGGTGCCTGTAGAGGGCTTCATGCCCGCGCTGCTGGCCCTGATGGAGGCGCCCGCCATTGTTGTGGCACTGACCATTGCCCGCTCGCGGATGCCGGGAGCCGCGCCCGGCGGACTTGGCGAAGTCTGGCGCGAGATCCTGACGGGCCGCAGCCTGTTCGTGCTGATCGGCGGTCTGGTGGTGGGACTGCTGAGCGGCAAAGCTGGTCTGGCGCAAGTGGCGCCCTTTTTCGTAGAGCCATTCCGGGGCGCGCTGGTGCTGTTTTTGCTGGAGATGGGCACAGTGGCCGCCGCGCGCATCCGTGACCTGCGCAAGGTGGGGCCCTTTCTGGTGGCGTTTGGCATCCTGACTCCCATCGTGTTCGGCTTCGTAGGCGTCGTTGCGGGGACGCTGTCAGGCCTGTCACTTGGGGGGACCACGGTGATGGCCGTAATGGCCGCAAGCGCCTCATACATTGCTGCGCCCGCCGCTGTGCGCATCGCTCTTCCGCAGGCCAACCCGGCGTATTACCTGGGGTCCTCGCTTGGAGTGACTTTTCCCTTCAACCTCAGCATTGGCATTCCGCTCTATTACGCTATGGCCCAGGCGTTCCAGGGAGGCTGAACCATGAAAACCGTGATTTTGCGGCGTGTGACTGTCATTGCAGAAGCCCTGCTGGAAGAGCGCCTCGTGAGAGATCTGCGCCGTTTCGGCTCACGCGGGCACACCATCAGTGACGTGCGCGGCCAGGGCTCACGCGGCGTGCGTGCCAGCGAGTGGGAGGGCCGCAACGTGCAACTGGAGACCATCGTCTCTCCGCAGGTGGCGCAGGCCCTGCTGGAGTACCTCGCGGCCACTTATTTCGAACATTACGCTGTGATCGCCTATGTCCAGGACGTGGAGGTCGTGCGCGGTGAAAAGTACGTGTAGCTCAGGAAGGCGTCTGGGTCCCGGAGCTGTCTTTGGACAGCAGGCGCGGTGCCTGCTCAGGCGCGCAAGGTCTGGTTGATGGCCAAGACAGAAGCCATCCGGGCCGTGGAGCCTGATGAAGGCATCGGCTCCCGCCTGACAGCAGGCCGTCACGTCACGCCCACTCGACACACTGCTGCACACCCCTGGCATCAGCTGGAACTCGCGCCTGGCGTGCCTGCACTTGTCGATGTTTTCGAAGACCGCGACCACGTTGACCAGGGGTCGCGTTCGTCAGGCACGGCGGACACCAGGACTTCCTGTGGACTGTTCTGTTGATCTCGGAAGGACGCTGGAAGATCAACGTCTGGCGAGAACCTGTCCCGCTGTGATCTGAAGGGTTCTGTTGTGAGCCCCAATCGTGGTCGGTGCCCAGATAACGCATCTGGGGCCCAGCACAAAAAGTCAATTTCCCCCAGCTGATCCCGGGTGGTTGGTTCCTTCACTCTAGTTGCCGGGAGTATCCCCGACTTTTTCATGAGGCTGGAGCATCCTGATCCGCGTTCTTATCGCTGCTCAACCTGCCGCAGCAGCTCACGCACTGCCAGCTCATTGGCAATTGGGCCGCGAATGCGGCTGAACAGCTGAACGTCCAGAAAGTACACCTGCCGGTTCCTGCTGGCTGCCAGCCGCCCGGCAAGAGGACTGGACTCCCAGTCTCGGCGGGCCTTTGTGGTGGTGTTCGCGCCCGAGGCGATGACGAACACGGCGTCAGGCGTCAGCGTACTCAGGCCCTCCACGCTGAGCTTCTGGTAGCCCTCATCCAGAGACGTATCCGGGTTCCCAGGGAGCAGCAGGCGCATGCCCAGGCTCTCGAACAAGCCACCGGTCCAGTCCTTCGGGCCCAGCACGGTATACAGGTCTTTCTGGCTGCCTCCTGCGTTCCAGACCACGAGAACACGCTTTCCACGCAGAGCTGCAGGCAGGGAGGCGCGCGCCTGGGTGATTATCTTCCTGTGGCGTTCCAGGACGCTGGGAGGACGGTTCTCCCGGTTCAGTACGCGGGCCAGCACCGGCAGGCTCTTCTGCCAGTCACCCGTGTGAATGCCGTTCAACAGCAGCGTTGGGGCAATACGGTTCAGGGCCGGGTAGGCCTCGCTGGCGTAGTTCTCGCCCACAATCAGGTCAGGCTTGAGGGCTGCAATGACCTCCAGGTTAGGTTTGTAGCGGTCGCCCACATTCAGTGGCTTGCTGGTCACGCGGCTGCCCAGATACCTGATCTGGCTTATCGGAGAGCCGTAGTTGGTGATCCCGAGCTGCGCTGCCTCGCCGTACCCCACTGGCTGGACGCCCAGGGAAAGCAGCAGATCCAGGGCGTGCGGCCCTAATGCCACCACCCGCACAGGCGCGCGCTCGATGCGCGCTTTCCCGGCAGCGTGCTCCACGGTCATGGGGTAGGTGGCGGCATAGGTGGAGCCTGAAGACAGCATCACCCCAAGGGCCAGCCAGCGAAGTGCAAGGCAAGAAGTCACTGGCCAATCATACATGATATTGAGAAATTGAAATCAAAAAATATTCGAAGAAGAGGGGCTGAATTGGTGTAATGGTCTGTGGCCACCTCACCGCTTTTTTCCAGGTCTCATCGGGGGCAGAGCAGGATTCTGCTTCTATGGCTCCAAGCCTAGTGCCTCACCAGAAATTGGGGACGACCCAGTCATGAGCCTGGAAATTAGTTGGCTGGATGGGGCAGTACCCAGCAGCACAGAGAGAACATAACGGCACTGGATTATGCAGGCGCCAGGGGCGCAGGAGTACAGCAAATCTCTGGAAGACACCGCCATGATGACTCTGCTGCTTAGTCATGGCAAGGAAAAGAGGAATCTCGGTGCTTCAGGGCGAACGCCAGCATGGCTCCAGCACACGAATCGTGTACAGAACCAGTTCAGGCACCGGCCATCAGGGCAGTCAGGTGCAAAGCATTCTCTTTACGTTTCACTTACGTGCGCCTCTTTCTGCCACAACGCCATACACCCTTCCTGGCCAGCAGGATTTTCCGTTGAACAAGCAGCATACAGCGACTCTCAGCTCTCCAGCTCCGGGCTTAAAAAGGCTTAGAGAACACGCGCAGGCTTCTGAGGCGGCTGGGCTCATCAGCCGCCGCTCTCCCGCAGGGGAAGATTGTGGTCAGGCGCCAGAGCGCCGTGCAGCAACAGGCTGAAGCGGTCCTGCCAGTCGCGCAGCACCTCGCGCTGGTCACGGTGTCCACCATGCAGCAGGGCCAGCAGGCACGCGTCGACCAACAGGGCACTGAACATGGTCGTGTCGACGTCCGGACGCAGGTGACCCTGATGACGCATGGCGATCAGTACCGGTTCCACCAGGGCCGCCAGCGTCACGGCTGTTTTCAGTCCATCGTGAGAATCGGGCTCGTCACCATGCAGCCGGGCGCCCAGAACTGCCTGGCCCACCGCGCCAACCAGATGCTGGTAGCGCACGCCCAGGTCTGCCATGCGCACAGTCATGCTCTCCCAGACCTGCTGTGGGTTGGCACCGGCATTCAGGCGCTGCACGGCATCTTCGCGGCTGGCCTGCACAGCCTTCTCGAAGTGCGCCAGCAGCATATGGATTTTGCTGGGAAAGTACCGGTACAGGTTGGTCCGGCTCACATACGCCGCACGGGCGATGTCCTGGGCGCTGGTGCCTTCAAGACCACTGCGGGCGAACAGCTCAAAAGCAGCGCGGGCGATGCGGTCGCGCCGGTCTTTGTCCTGTTCCTCACGGTCGACTTTCATTTCACTGATCAGCGTAGCGTGTGATCGGTGTGCCGCGTCGTAAGCAGGTCGCCACTTTTAGAAGCGCGTCCGGCCATCGCCGAGTCACACTGTCGATCATTCCGCCCTCTACGATACCGCCGCACGTGAGTGTGTGCTGTGAGCTTTTCTCGTGACACTTCCATGACCAGAAGCCTAGAGTGAGGTCCCGGAACCAAACCCATCTTCCGGGAGTTTCCTAGAGAGGTGAAAGCCGTGCGGATTTATAAGCTGTCAGGCCGGAACGTCGAAGTAAGCGACGCTATGCGCGATTACGTTCAAGAGAAGCTCACGCGACTGGACCGCTACAACGACCAGATCACCGATGCACGCGTGACCCTGACCGTACGCGATGTACGCGATGCGGGCAGACGCAACCGGGTCGAGGTTCAGCTAAATGTCCCCAACGGCATCATCCGTGCCGAGGAACATCACTCGGACATGTATGCCGCGATCGATAAGGCCAGTGACGTTCTGGAACGTCAGCTGCGCAAATTCAAGACCAGGTATATGAAGCAGCGCCACGAAACGGTCCCCCAGCCGGGCCCTGGGCCTGCTGAAGCTGACGTCAACGCCGGGCTCGACGATGTCAGCGAGTTTATGCCTGAAATCGTGCGCCAGAAACGCTTCGACATGCGTCCCATGAGCCCGGAGGACGCTGTTACCCAGATGGAAGCCCTGGGCCACGACTTCTATGTGTTCATGAATATGGGCTCGAATGCCTGCGGAGTGGTGTATCGCCGTAGGGACGGTCATTACGGCCTGATCGAACCTACCGTCTGAACATTCGGGGCCAGGACGTGCACAGGCACACCGCGTAACGTCAAGGCGCAAAGACAGCAGGGGCACCTCTGGGCCCCTGCTTGTCATACAGCTGCATTCCCCGAAAGCCAGACGCGCCGGACCATTGGCTGGAATCTGCTACGCTGCGGCGTTGTGATCGCGTACGTGATCAATCCCGGAACCAGTGGCCTCAAGCTCGCCTGTGCGACGCTTGATCCCAGTGACAATCCCGCCCTGCCCGGCAAACTCAAGGTTCATCTGGTGCGCACTGAGCTGCCACTGGCGCACCCTCCGGCGGTGGCCGACCTGCCGCAGCTGAGTCAGGACATCGTGGCCCTCACGGCCGATTGGCCTGCGCCGGATGCGGTTGTCGGGCGCGGCGGCATGATCGGACGGGTGGGCGCCGGAACGTACCGGGTGACCCCGGAACTGGCCCACTACGCCGTGCAGGGTGAAGGACCCGTCTCTGTCATCAACCTGGGTGGTCCCCTGGCGCTCGCGCTGGCCGAAGCCCGTGGTGTTCCGGCATTTATCGTTGACCCCCAGAGCCTGGATGAACTGCTGCCCGAAGCCCGCGAAACCGGCGTGATGGGAGTTCGTCGCCACGCTGAATTTCATGCGCTCAATGCCCGGGTCACCGCCCGGCGCGCAGCACACGAGGTGGGCAAGCGGCTGCGGGAGGCCCGTGTAGTGGTGGCTCACCTGGGCGCCACCACCAGCGTTACTGCTTTTGACCAGGGCCGTGCGGTGGACTCCACGGGGACTGGCCCCGACGGCGGCCCGCTGGGAGCCATGCAAAGCGGCCCTCTTCCAACACGCGCCCTGCTGGAACTGCTGTATGAAGTTGGCCAGGAGCGCACACTGCAGCTGCTTTCAGGGGAAGGCGGCTTTCTGGCACTGACAGGCAGTGCCAACCTTAAGGACCTGGAACTGCGAGAAGTCGAAGACCCTCAGGTGCAGGCGGCCGCCGCCACCTTTGTGCATCAGGCCTGCAAGGCCATCGGAGAGCAGACCGGTGCACTTTCCGGAAGGCCCGACGCCATCGTCATCACAGGCGGCATTGCACGGTGGGACGCGCTGATGGACCGGATCGAGCGCAGGATTGCCTGGATCGCGCCGGTACTGATCATTCCGGGTGAACTGGAACTCGAGGCCCTGGCCGAAGGTGCGGGCCGCGTGCTGCTTGGCCTGGAGCCTGCCCGCGAGTGGACGCCGCCTGTGGTGCCGCGCTCCGCCGGAGCATAAAGGTGGCCCGCCGCCGCCCTGTCCGCGCGCCCGAGCCGCTGCGGGCTACCAGCATGTGGCGGGTGGATCAGGTGTTTCTGACCCGCCGTGGCGTGCGGGTCGAAGTGACCTGCTCGATGGTCAACGACCAGGGAGGGCTGCGCAACCTGTCGGTCACCGCACCCACCGACGACCCGGTGCAGGCGGTACGCCACGCCGCGCGCTTTATCGCCGGGCGCGGCAACGTCAGCAGCGCCCGGCAGGCTCGGGTGCGCTGGGCCCGCGAACAGACCACCACCCTGCAGGATGAACTGATTCGCGACCGTCAGCTGGAAGACGAGTTTCTCGATGAGTTCGAAGAAACCCTTAGCGCCGTGCGCGATCAGCAGCGCTGAGATTTACTCACGCTGAAGCAGCGCAGTAAACGTCATGCACTTCCCCAGTGGAACTTCGGAACGGTATACGCCGGCCTGTGGATCATAGTGGCCGCCAGGCCAGACCTCGGTCAGGGTTAATCCCGTGCCCCGAAGTAGCAGGCGCAGATCCGCCGGGCTGTAGCAGCGCAGCGACTGGGTCAGTGGCTCTCCCCCATGCGGCGTGTAGGTATCGGTCAGGCGGCAGTCTGGCGCATCAAAGCCGTACAGCTGCGTGTAGTCAGACTGCTGGCGGGTAAAACCAGCGTGGTAGGCCCAGTACCACGGCGTATAGATGTCGATGAACGCTGTGGCCTCCGGCTGCAGCCAGCCGGCAATACGGGTCAGCAAGCGGCGCTGATCGTCGTCCTTCCCGATTCCGAAACCGTCCCAGTAGCACACAGCGTCAAAGGTGTCAGCAAACTCTACCGTGTAGAAGTCGCCTGTAACGACCTCCATGGGCACGTTATTGCGGTCTGCCAGAGAGCGGGTGTACTCCCCTGCCCCGCGCAGCAGGTCCAGCGCAGTGACCCGGTGGCCCTGCCGCGCGGCGCTGACCGCGAACTGTCCGCCCCCGGCTCCCAGCTCCAGCAGCGTTCCCGGGTTCCCAAGGTACTGGCTGACCCGCGTACTCAGGGCAACGTGATGACGATGAATATCCTGGCCGTACCCGCCGGTCAGGCGGTCCTGCTGGGCGTAAAACGTGTGGCTCCAGTGCTGTGTCATGCGGGCCTCCAGTGGCCAGAAGAATGGTGCCCAGCGTGTGGGCTCAATCATGGACTGGAGGGTTTAGCGCAAACGCATAGGGCTGAAGGCTCCTCAGGAAACTAAAGCCACTGTAACGGGGATGTCTGACCTGCGGGATCGGCCGGGTGGCTTACCCGGAACGGCAGGACGAACCACCCTCCAGCCGCCCGCCCCTTGGTACACTCCCCGGCGAATGAACGCCTCTGTCAGTCAGCCAAGCACCTTTATTCTGGGCATCGACACGTCCTGTGACGACACCGGGGTGGGCGTGGTGGAGCTCGCCCCGGGCGGGCAGGTTCATGTGCGGGCCAACCGGGTGTGGTCCCAGACGGTACACGCACAGTACGGCGGCGTCATGCCCGAACTGGCCAGTCGCGAGCACGTCGAGCGTATCGATATGGTGATGGGTGAAGCGCTCTCGGAGGCGGGCCTGAACGTCACGGACCTGGGCGCCGTGGCCGCCACTTCCGGCCCAGGGCTGGTGGGTGCGCTGCTGGTCGGGCTGATGTACGGCAAGGGCGTGGCTCAGGCGCTGGACGTGCCGTTCTATGCGTCTCACCACCTGGAGGGCCACATCTTCGCGGCCGCTGCGGAAGCTGATCTGCGCGCGCCTTACCTGGCCCTGGTGGTCTCAGGCGGGCACACCCACCTGTTTGATGTGCCTCAGGATGGCGAGTACGTTCTGGTAGGCGCCACACGCGACGACGCTGCTGGCGAGGCTTTTGACAAGATCGCGCGTCTGGCCGGACTGGGCTACCCCGGCGGCCCGGCCATCAGTGACGCGGCGTTGCGGGGCAACCCGGACGCGGTGCCGTTCAAGGAGCCCCTGCAGGGTCAGAAGGGTTTTGATTTTAGTTTCAGCGGCCTCAAGACTGCCGCCCTGCTGGCCCACAAGGCCGGCGCCCGGCCCGAGGACCTTGCCGCCGGGTTCCAGCGGGCGGCGGTACGGACGCTGGTCAGGACCACGGTGCGGGCCGCGCAAGCCTGCGGGCGCCAGACGGTGGTGGTGTCGGGAGGAGTCGCCGCCAACCGTGCGC is a window of Deinococcus deserti VCD115 DNA encoding:
- a CDS encoding TetR/AcrR family transcriptional regulator, which gives rise to MKVDREEQDKDRRDRIARAAFELFARSGLEGTSAQDIARAAYVSRTNLYRYFPSKIHMLLAHFEKAVQASREDAVQRLNAGANPQQVWESMTVRMADLGVRYQHLVGAVGQAVLGARLHGDEPDSHDGLKTAVTLAALVEPVLIAMRHQGHLRPDVDTTMFSALLVDACLLALLHGGHRDQREVLRDWQDRFSLLLHGALAPDHNLPLRESGG
- a CDS encoding class I SAM-dependent methyltransferase produces the protein MTQHWSHTFYAQQDRLTGGYGQDIHRHHVALSTRVSQYLGNPGTLLELGAGGGQFAVSAARQGHRVTALDLLRGAGEYTRSLADRNNVPMEVVTGDFYTVEFADTFDAVCYWDGFGIGKDDDQRRLLTRIAGWLQPEATAFIDIYTPWYWAYHAGFTRQQSDYTQLYGFDAPDCRLTDTYTPHGGEPLTQSLRCYSPADLRLLLRGTGLTLTEVWPGGHYDPQAGVYRSEVPLGKCMTFTALLQRE
- the hpf gene encoding ribosome hibernation-promoting factor, HPF/YfiA family, giving the protein MRIYKLSGRNVEVSDAMRDYVQEKLTRLDRYNDQITDARVTLTVRDVRDAGRRNRVEVQLNVPNGIIRAEEHHSDMYAAIDKASDVLERQLRKFKTRYMKQRHETVPQPGPGPAEADVNAGLDDVSEFMPEIVRQKRFDMRPMSPEDAVTQMEALGHDFYVFMNMGSNACGVVYRRRDGHYGLIEPTV
- a CDS encoding 3-oxoacid CoA-transferase, which encodes MKLLPVLSVEEAARLVKDGQTLLVGGFGMTGNPVHLTHALAELGTRNLTYVANNVGEPGMGGGRLLRNGQIRKAVGSFFTSNPEAVAAYQAGTMDVQLIPQGTLAEAIRAGGAGIGGFYTPTAAGTVVAGDADVRTLGGQEMIFVPAIRGDVAFIRAWRADRAGNLQYRLTEQNFNRAMATAADLVIVEAEEIVEVGQIPPDQVHTPGLYVDYLVQATLTEADLGSSASVKGSSRRVDDVRMHMARRALQELRPGDVVNLGIGIPTLVADLITPEHGVNLHTENGMLGVGPAPEDGGAMHYPVNAGKVPVTALPGASYFDSADSFGMIRGGHVDVAVIGGLQVDAQGNLANWAVPGKPLLGVGGAMDLASGARKLIVTMMHTDPDGTPKIVPECTLPLTARGAVDMVITDKAVFEFQSGQLTLTGLMPGATLDEVRASTGAPFAERLTVGPAQSPAVAT
- a CDS encoding butyrate kinase, translated to MIAYVINPGTSGLKLACATLDPSDNPALPGKLKVHLVRTELPLAHPPAVADLPQLSQDIVALTADWPAPDAVVGRGGMIGRVGAGTYRVTPELAHYAVQGEGPVSVINLGGPLALALAEARGVPAFIVDPQSLDELLPEARETGVMGVRRHAEFHALNARVTARRAAHEVGKRLREARVVVAHLGATTSVTAFDQGRAVDSTGTGPDGGPLGAMQSGPLPTRALLELLYEVGQERTLQLLSGEGGFLALTGSANLKDLELREVEDPQVQAAAATFVHQACKAIGEQTGALSGRPDAIVITGGIARWDALMDRIERRIAWIAPVLIIPGELELEALAEGAGRVLLGLEPAREWTPPVVPRSAGA
- the tsaD gene encoding tRNA (adenosine(37)-N6)-threonylcarbamoyltransferase complex transferase subunit TsaD; translated protein: MNASVSQPSTFILGIDTSCDDTGVGVVELAPGGQVHVRANRVWSQTVHAQYGGVMPELASREHVERIDMVMGEALSEAGLNVTDLGAVAATSGPGLVGALLVGLMYGKGVAQALDVPFYASHHLEGHIFAAAAEADLRAPYLALVVSGGHTHLFDVPQDGEYVLVGATRDDAAGEAFDKIARLAGLGYPGGPAISDAALRGNPDAVPFKEPLQGQKGFDFSFSGLKTAALLAHKAGARPEDLAAGFQRAAVRTLVRTTVRAAQACGRQTVVVSGGVAANRALREAFAQTGLRVVFPGKGLNTDNGAMIALAGAAAITAGRPPGSLAESATAYAPLATPPVTP
- a CDS encoding P-II family nitrogen regulator, with amino-acid sequence MKTVILRRVTVIAEALLEERLVRDLRRFGSRGHTISDVRGQGSRGVRASEWEGRNVQLETIVSPQVAQALLEYLAATYFEHYAVIAYVQDVEVVRGEKYV
- a CDS encoding sodium-dependent bicarbonate transport family permease yields the protein MVAISILDSGNFRSDAWRPLGVLKWVQHGQPGNCERQRYSAPVDALELLQLNLLSPMVLAFVLGVVAVLVRSDLRLPEELYTVLSIYLLFAIGLKGGAELSVTPLGEVILPALATVALGILFPILAYGVLRRVGRMSVADSAAVAAHYGSVSAVTFTAVITTMAALRVPVEGFMPALLALMEAPAIVVALTIARSRMPGAAPGGLGEVWREILTGRSLFVLIGGLVVGLLSGKAGLAQVAPFFVEPFRGALVLFLLEMGTVAAARIRDLRKVGPFLVAFGILTPIVFGFVGVVAGTLSGLSLGGTTVMAVMAASASYIAAPAAVRIALPQANPAYYLGSSLGVTFPFNLSIGIPLYYAMAQAFQGG
- a CDS encoding iron-siderophore ABC transporter substrate-binding protein; the encoded protein is MTSCLALRWLALGVMLSSGSTYAATYPMTVEHAAGKARIERAPVRVVALGPHALDLLLSLGVQPVGYGEAAQLGITNYGSPISQIRYLGSRVTSKPLNVGDRYKPNLEVIAALKPDLIVGENYASEAYPALNRIAPTLLLNGIHTGDWQKSLPVLARVLNRENRPPSVLERHRKIITQARASLPAALRGKRVLVVWNAGGSQKDLYTVLGPKDWTGGLFESLGMRLLLPGNPDTSLDEGYQKLSVEGLSTLTPDAVFVIASGANTTTKARRDWESSPLAGRLAASRNRQVYFLDVQLFSRIRGPIANELAVRELLRQVEQR